One stretch of Excalfactoria chinensis isolate bCotChi1 chromosome 2, bCotChi1.hap2, whole genome shotgun sequence DNA includes these proteins:
- the C2H8orf82 gene encoding UPF0598 protein C8orf82 homolog: MGSMGSYGVNRVLWGSMGSNGLFPQLFLDDAKVKNFTTCFKDERFLSFFFLHLQPNVSGRYVDSFPFVSLCGPEWNFVSCQDLPIVFNRLLDGPDRALLSYCNGGSRLVVPFQPQALTYWPPNGRVYHPGPEGGGGMGLVTSALVELWGDGFRYGAGDGESPTHLVYGGRTYELEHPLLERLRERERLWGERDPINPP, encoded by the exons atggggtcaatggggtcctatggggtcaatagggtcctatggggttctatggggtccaatgggCTGTTCCCGCAGCTGTTCCTGGATGACGCCAAAGTGAAGAACTTCACCACTTGCTTTAAGG ACGAGCGtttcctctccttcttcttcctccaccTCCAACCCAACGTGTCGGGTCGTTACGTCGATTCCTTCCCCTTCGTTTCCCTTTGCGGCCCCGAATGGAACTTCGTGAGCTGCCAGGACCTGCCCATCGTCTTCAACCGGCTCCTGGATGGACCCGATAGAGCTCTACTGTCCTACTGCAACGGAGGCAGCCGATTGGTCGTgcccttccaaccccaagcGTTGACTTATTGGCCGCCCAATGGGAGGGTTTATCATCCGGGACCAGAAGGGGGAGGTGGGATGGGGTTGGTGACGTCGGCCTTGGTGGAGCTATGGGGCGATGGGTtccgctatggggcaggggatggggaGAGCCCGACCCATTTGGTCTATGGGGGGAGGACGTATGAGCTGGAACATCCCCTATTGGAGAGGttgagggagagggagaggttATGGGGCGAGAGGGACCCCATAAACCCACcgtag